A single window of Nocardioides kongjuensis DNA harbors:
- a CDS encoding 2-oxoacid:acceptor oxidoreductase subunit alpha has translation MSQTKQVKQLDRVIIRFAGDSGDGMQLTGDRFTQESAVFGNDLVTLPNFPAEIRAPQGTIPGVSSFQIHFADHDILTAGDRPDVLVAMNPAALKANLGDLPRGATIIVDTHDFSKRNLDKAGYTSNPLDKLGEVDDILAGFQVQPVDLTGITVEAVKEFGLSRKDAARAKNMFALGLLSWMYGRPTEPTIAFLEKKFAKVPDILGANIAAFKAGWNYGETTETFVVQYEIKPARMHAGTYRNITGNLALSYGLVAAGVRSELPVFLGSYPITPASDILHELSKHKAFGVTTLQAEDEIAGIGAAIGASFAGQLAITTTSGPGIALKSEAIGLAVMTELPLVVVNVQRGGPSTGLPTKTEQADLLQAMYGRNGEAPVPIVAPQSPGDCFAAAVEAARIAITYRTPVFLLSDGYLANGSEPWAIPSIDELPKIEPGFATGPNHTSTNAKGEQVEEFWPYARDRDTLARPWAIPGTAGLEHRIGGLEKAGTLQTGHGNISYDPANHDQMVRLRQEKIQRIADSLPPLEVDDPSGEAKVLVIGWGSTYGPIGAACRRVRRAGYNVAQVHLRHLNPFPKDLGEILKGYDKVLVPEMNLGQLSKMLRAEYLVDAQGYNHVYGLPLKAAELAEAIGVLVGDAEGREVDLGEHGLNLPADHEEAPNA, from the coding sequence GTGAGCCAGACCAAGCAGGTCAAGCAGCTGGACCGGGTCATCATCCGGTTCGCCGGTGACTCCGGTGACGGCATGCAGCTGACCGGTGACCGGTTCACCCAGGAGTCGGCCGTGTTCGGCAACGACCTGGTGACGCTGCCCAACTTCCCCGCCGAGATCCGTGCGCCCCAGGGCACCATCCCCGGCGTCTCGTCGTTCCAGATCCACTTCGCCGACCACGACATCCTCACCGCGGGCGACCGACCCGACGTGCTGGTGGCGATGAACCCGGCGGCCCTGAAGGCCAACCTGGGCGACCTGCCGCGCGGGGCGACGATCATCGTCGACACCCACGACTTCTCCAAGCGCAACCTCGACAAGGCCGGCTACACCTCCAACCCGCTCGACAAGCTGGGCGAGGTCGACGACATCCTGGCCGGCTTCCAGGTCCAGCCCGTCGACCTGACCGGCATCACCGTCGAGGCGGTCAAGGAGTTCGGCCTGTCCCGCAAGGACGCCGCCCGGGCCAAGAACATGTTCGCGCTGGGCCTGCTGTCGTGGATGTACGGCCGCCCGACCGAGCCGACCATCGCGTTCCTGGAGAAGAAGTTCGCCAAGGTCCCCGACATCCTCGGCGCCAACATCGCCGCCTTCAAGGCCGGCTGGAACTACGGCGAGACCACCGAGACCTTCGTCGTCCAGTACGAGATCAAGCCGGCCCGGATGCACGCCGGCACCTACCGCAACATCACCGGCAACCTGGCCCTGTCGTACGGCCTGGTCGCCGCGGGCGTGCGCTCCGAGCTGCCGGTGTTCCTCGGGTCGTACCCGATCACCCCGGCCTCCGACATCCTCCACGAGCTGAGCAAGCACAAGGCGTTCGGCGTGACCACGCTGCAGGCCGAGGACGAGATCGCCGGCATCGGCGCCGCGATCGGCGCCTCGTTCGCCGGCCAGCTCGCGATCACCACCACCTCGGGCCCCGGCATCGCGCTCAAGTCCGAGGCGATCGGCCTGGCCGTGATGACCGAGCTCCCCCTCGTCGTCGTCAACGTCCAGCGCGGCGGCCCCTCGACCGGCCTGCCGACCAAGACCGAGCAGGCAGACCTGCTGCAGGCGATGTACGGCCGCAACGGCGAGGCGCCGGTCCCGATCGTCGCGCCGCAGTCGCCCGGCGACTGCTTCGCTGCCGCGGTCGAGGCCGCCCGGATCGCGATCACCTACCGCACCCCGGTCTTCCTGCTCTCCGACGGCTACCTCGCCAACGGCTCCGAGCCGTGGGCGATCCCGTCCATCGACGAGCTGCCGAAGATCGAGCCGGGCTTCGCGACCGGGCCCAACCACACCTCCACCAACGCCAAGGGCGAGCAGGTCGAGGAGTTCTGGCCCTACGCCCGCGACCGCGACACCCTGGCCCGCCCGTGGGCCATCCCGGGCACCGCGGGCCTCGAGCACCGCATCGGCGGCCTCGAGAAGGCCGGCACCCTCCAGACCGGCCACGGCAACATCTCCTACGACCCGGCCAACCACGACCAGATGGTCCGGCTGCGCCAGGAGAAGATCCAGCGCATCGCCGACTCGCTCCCGCCGCTCGAGGTCGACGACCCGTCGGGCGAGGCCAAGGTCCTGGTGATCGGCTGGGGCTCGACGTACGGCCCGATCGGCGCCGCCTGCCGCCGGGTCCGCCGCGCCGGCTACAACGTCGCGCAGGTGCACCTGCGCCACCTCAACCCGTTCCCCAAGGACCTCGGCGAGATCCTCAAGGGCTACGACAAGGTCCTCGTCCCCGAGATGAACCTCGGCCAGCTCTCCAAGATGCTGCGCGCCGAGTACCTCGTCGACGCCCAGGGCTACAACCACGTCTACGGCCTGCCGCTCAAGGCCGCCGAGCTGGCCGAGGCCATCGGCGTGCTCGTCGGCGACGCCGAGGGTCGCGAGGTCGACCTCGGCGAGCACGGCCTCAACCTTCCCGCCGACCACGAGGAGGCTCCGAACGCATGA
- the cysT gene encoding sulfate ABC transporter permease subunit CysT — MGLGVALVWFSVLVLLPLAAVVGAAAAGGWSAFWGTLTDAQTFAALRLTVVEAAGVTVVNAVIGTVVAWVLVRDQFFGKRVLDVVIDIPFALPTIVAGLVLLSLWGPESPVGVNIVNTRQGIFLALLFVTLPFVVRTVQPVLLELDADVEEAAASLGASRLTTFRRVILPSLVPAIAAGSSLGFARAISEFGSLVLISGNTPYETEVASLKILKFLEGDNQAGAAAVAVLLLIVAVLTIVVLDVLSRRVARRG; from the coding sequence GTGGGGCTGGGCGTGGCCCTGGTCTGGTTCAGCGTCCTCGTGCTGCTGCCGCTCGCGGCGGTCGTCGGGGCCGCTGCCGCCGGCGGCTGGAGCGCGTTCTGGGGCACCCTGACCGACGCGCAGACCTTCGCCGCGCTGCGGCTGACCGTCGTCGAGGCCGCGGGCGTCACCGTCGTCAACGCCGTCATCGGCACCGTCGTCGCGTGGGTGCTGGTCCGTGACCAGTTCTTCGGCAAGCGGGTCCTCGACGTCGTCATCGACATCCCGTTCGCCCTGCCGACGATCGTCGCCGGCCTGGTCCTGCTCAGCCTGTGGGGCCCGGAGAGCCCGGTCGGCGTGAACATCGTGAACACCCGCCAGGGCATCTTCCTGGCGCTGCTGTTCGTGACGCTGCCCTTCGTCGTGCGCACGGTCCAGCCGGTGCTGCTCGAGCTGGACGCCGACGTCGAGGAGGCGGCGGCGTCACTGGGCGCCTCGCGGCTCACGACGTTTCGCCGGGTGATCCTGCCGAGCCTGGTGCCGGCGATCGCGGCCGGCTCCTCGCTGGGCTTCGCACGGGCGATCAGCGAGTTCGGCTCGCTGGTCCTCATCTCGGGCAACACGCCCTACGAGACCGAGGTCGCGTCGCTGAAGATCCTCAAGTTCCTCGAGGGCGACAACCAGGCCGGGGCGGCGGCCGTGGCCGTGCTCCTGCTGATCGTCGCGGTGCTGACGATCGTCGTGCTCGACGTCTTGTCCAGGAGGGTGGCGCGCCGTGGCTGA
- a CDS encoding polyprenyl synthetase family protein, which yields MNTPGAELALPIDDSALADRLRARMATVEEALYGHASSRAPYVTEAARHLLAAGGKRFRPLLVLLAAEAGPRPDADEVLTAACVVEITHVGSLYHDDVMDEAALRRGEDSANARYDNLVAILTGDWLFAKSSELTAQLGPEAVRIQAETFTRLVEGQILETVKPGPDEDALAHYLEVVAGKTGSLIATSARYGALFSGAAPEVVTALTEYGELVGTAFQLSDDILDIASESEESGKTPGTDLKEGVPTLPVLMARASTDPADARLLELLDPSRSDLAADAQLHAEALDLLRKHPAMAQAQAYVVARAQEAKQRLQALPEGSVRTALEAFADVVAVRSA from the coding sequence GTGAACACACCTGGGGCCGAGCTTGCGCTGCCGATCGACGACTCCGCTCTCGCCGACCGCCTGCGGGCACGGATGGCGACGGTCGAGGAGGCTCTCTACGGGCACGCGTCCAGCCGGGCGCCGTACGTCACCGAGGCGGCGCGCCACCTGCTGGCCGCCGGGGGCAAGCGGTTCCGGCCCTTGCTGGTGCTCCTGGCGGCCGAGGCCGGTCCCCGGCCCGACGCCGACGAGGTGCTCACCGCGGCCTGCGTCGTCGAGATCACCCACGTCGGCTCGCTCTACCACGACGACGTGATGGACGAGGCCGCGCTGCGCCGCGGCGAGGACTCGGCCAACGCCCGCTACGACAACCTGGTCGCGATCCTCACCGGCGACTGGCTGTTCGCGAAGTCCTCGGAGCTGACCGCCCAGCTGGGTCCCGAGGCCGTCCGCATCCAGGCGGAGACGTTCACCCGTCTCGTCGAGGGCCAGATCCTCGAGACCGTGAAGCCCGGCCCCGACGAGGACGCCCTGGCCCACTACCTCGAGGTCGTCGCCGGCAAGACCGGCTCCCTGATCGCCACCTCGGCCCGCTACGGCGCGCTGTTCTCCGGCGCCGCGCCCGAGGTCGTCACCGCGCTCACCGAGTACGGCGAGTTGGTCGGCACCGCGTTCCAGCTCTCCGACGACATCCTCGACATCGCCTCCGAGAGCGAGGAGTCCGGCAAGACGCCCGGCACCGACCTCAAGGAGGGCGTGCCCACCCTGCCGGTCCTCATGGCCCGGGCCTCGACCGACCCGGCCGACGCCCGCCTGCTCGAGCTCCTCGACCCGTCCCGGTCCGACCTGGCCGCCGATGCCCAGCTGCACGCCGAGGCCCTCGACCTGCTCCGCAAGCACCCCGCGATGGCCCAGGCGCAGGCGTACGTCGTCGCCCGCGCGCAGGAGGCCAAGCAGCGTCTCCAGGCCCTCCCCGAGGGCTCCGTCCGCACCGCCCTCGAGGCGTTCGCCGACGTCGTGGCGGTCCGCTCCGCCTGA
- the lhgO gene encoding L-2-hydroxyglutarate oxidase, producing the protein MSAGTIGIVGGGIVGLAVGRELARRRPGVRIVVLEKEDRLAAHQTGHNSGVVHAGIYYRPGSLKAELCTRGRALMRDYCAEHAIAYDECGKLVVAVDPAELARFEALARTARENGVPGLRRLDGAAIREVEPHAAGLAALHSPRTAITDYVAVAEAMAAEIAAAGGAVHLRAEVTVVARVAGGLSVLAGGDEHRVDELVVCGGLQSDRLGRLVGGPATPRIVPFRGEYMKVAPAKEDLVRGMVYPVPDPAYPFLGVHFTRRVGGGLEVGPNAFLAFSRDGYGRASLSPRDLADTLAYGGFWRFARRHWRTGVGELRGVLSRTAYMRGAQRYVPAIGPDDVTRAGLGLRAQAVGADGSLVDDFVIQRSNGVSVVRNAPSPAATSSLAIAEHVVDQLDREA; encoded by the coding sequence GTGAGTGCGGGCACGATCGGCATCGTCGGCGGCGGGATCGTCGGCCTGGCCGTGGGCCGGGAGCTCGCGCGCCGGCGCCCGGGCGTGCGGATCGTGGTCCTCGAGAAGGAGGACCGGCTGGCCGCGCACCAGACCGGCCACAATTCCGGCGTCGTGCACGCCGGCATCTACTACCGGCCGGGCAGCCTCAAGGCCGAGCTGTGCACCCGCGGCCGGGCGCTGATGCGCGACTACTGCGCCGAGCACGCGATCGCGTACGACGAGTGCGGCAAGCTCGTGGTCGCGGTCGATCCGGCCGAGCTCGCCCGGTTCGAGGCGCTCGCGCGCACGGCGCGGGAGAACGGCGTGCCCGGGCTGCGCCGGCTCGACGGCGCGGCGATCCGGGAGGTCGAGCCGCACGCCGCCGGCCTGGCCGCACTGCACTCGCCGCGGACCGCGATCACCGACTACGTCGCGGTCGCCGAGGCGATGGCTGCCGAGATCGCCGCCGCTGGGGGAGCCGTGCACCTGCGCGCCGAGGTCACGGTCGTGGCGCGGGTCGCCGGCGGCCTGTCGGTCCTCGCCGGGGGCGACGAGCACCGGGTCGATGAGCTGGTGGTCTGCGGCGGGCTGCAGTCCGACCGGCTGGGCCGGCTCGTGGGCGGACCCGCGACGCCGCGGATCGTGCCCTTCCGGGGCGAGTACATGAAGGTGGCCCCGGCCAAGGAGGACCTGGTGCGGGGCATGGTCTACCCGGTGCCCGACCCGGCGTACCCGTTCCTGGGGGTGCACTTCACCCGCCGCGTCGGCGGCGGGCTGGAGGTCGGGCCGAACGCCTTCCTCGCGTTCAGCCGCGACGGGTACGGGCGGGCGTCACTCTCGCCGCGCGACCTCGCGGACACCCTGGCGTACGGCGGGTTCTGGAGGTTCGCGCGCAGGCACTGGCGCACCGGCGTCGGCGAGCTGCGCGGGGTGCTCTCGCGCACGGCGTACATGCGCGGCGCGCAACGCTACGTCCCCGCCATCGGTCCCGACGACGTCACCCGTGCCGGTCTCGGGCTGCGCGCCCAGGCGGTCGGGGCCGACGGGTCGCTGGTCGACGACTTCGTCATCCAGCGCAGCAACGGGGTCAGCGTGGTCCGCAACGCGCCGTCACCGGCCGCGACGTCGAGCCTCGCGATCGCCGAGCACGTCGTCGATCAGCTGGACCGTGAGGCGTAG
- a CDS encoding 2-oxoacid:ferredoxin oxidoreductase subunit beta, whose translation MPALGTALVPTLAEGETQTAKDFSSDQEVRWCPGCGDYAVLKAVQSFLPDLGLRRENIVFVSGIGCSSRFPYYLDTYGMHSIHGRAPSIATGIATAREDLSVWVVTGDGDALSIGGNHLIHALRRNVNMTILLFNNRIYGLTKGQYSPTSEVGKVTKSTPVGSLDHPFNPVSLALGAEASFVARTIDSDRKHLTAVLAAAAAHRGTSLVEIYQNCPIFNDGAFDAIKDRDNAHALIPLTHGEPITFGVRDEATGLGDKALVRGAGGGVEVADTASVAAEAIIVHDAQDPDPSTAFAISRLTDAGYLNRSPIGIFRQVERPTYDDQARAQVATASEAAAAQGTPEERLTALINAGDTWTID comes from the coding sequence ATGCCCGCCCTGGGCACCGCTCTGGTCCCCACCCTCGCCGAGGGCGAGACCCAGACGGCCAAGGACTTCTCCAGCGACCAGGAGGTCCGCTGGTGCCCCGGCTGCGGCGACTACGCCGTCCTCAAGGCCGTGCAGTCCTTCCTGCCCGACCTGGGCCTGCGCCGCGAGAACATCGTGTTCGTCTCCGGCATCGGCTGCAGCTCGCGGTTCCCCTACTACCTCGACACCTACGGCATGCACTCGATCCACGGCCGCGCGCCGTCGATCGCGACCGGCATCGCCACGGCCCGCGAGGACCTGTCGGTGTGGGTGGTCACCGGTGACGGCGACGCGCTCTCGATCGGTGGCAACCACCTGATCCACGCGCTGCGCCGCAACGTGAACATGACGATCCTGCTGTTCAACAACCGGATCTACGGCCTCACCAAGGGCCAGTACTCCCCCACCTCCGAGGTCGGCAAGGTCACCAAGTCCACCCCCGTGGGCTCGCTCGACCACCCGTTCAACCCGGTCTCGCTGGCGCTGGGCGCCGAGGCGTCCTTCGTGGCCCGGACCATCGACTCCGACCGCAAGCACCTCACCGCGGTGCTCGCTGCCGCGGCCGCGCACCGCGGCACCTCGCTGGTCGAGATCTACCAGAACTGCCCGATCTTCAACGACGGTGCCTTCGACGCGATCAAGGACCGCGACAACGCGCACGCCCTGATCCCGCTCACCCACGGCGAGCCGATCACGTTCGGCGTGCGCGACGAGGCGACCGGCCTGGGCGACAAGGCCCTGGTCCGCGGCGCCGGGGGCGGCGTCGAGGTCGCGGACACCGCGTCCGTGGCCGCCGAGGCGATCATCGTCCACGACGCGCAGGACCCGGACCCGTCCACGGCGTTCGCGATCTCGCGGCTCACCGACGCGGGCTACCTCAACCGCAGCCCGATCGGCATCTTCCGCCAGGTCGAGCGGCCGACGTACGACGACCAGGCGCGTGCCCAGGTCGCCACCGCCAGCGAGGCCGCCGCCGCCCAAGGCACGCCCGAGGAGCGGCTGACCGCCCTCATCAACGCCGGAGACACCTGGACCATCGACTGA
- a CDS encoding SRPBCC family protein has translation MNPSAQIDIDAPLEVVWAVMTDTERYGEWNPFVERAETAQPAAVGNPIVLHVVWANGRRTRSPERITALDGPTTDPASGTTTALMSYVYEGLPSRLGLVRGVRHQRLTQHPGGPTTYATVEEFSGPLVRLAGPGRVADGFRRHAEGLRKRAEQEASRRAG, from the coding sequence GTGAACCCCTCCGCGCAGATCGACATCGACGCCCCGCTCGAGGTCGTGTGGGCCGTGATGACCGACACCGAGCGGTACGGCGAGTGGAACCCCTTCGTCGAGCGCGCCGAGACGGCGCAGCCCGCCGCCGTCGGCAACCCGATCGTGCTCCACGTCGTGTGGGCCAACGGCAGGCGCACGCGCTCCCCCGAGCGGATCACCGCACTGGACGGCCCGACCACCGACCCCGCCAGCGGTACGACGACCGCGCTGATGTCCTACGTCTACGAGGGCCTGCCCTCGAGGCTCGGACTGGTCAGGGGCGTGCGCCACCAACGGCTCACACAGCACCCGGGCGGGCCGACGACGTACGCCACCGTCGAGGAGTTCAGCGGCCCGCTCGTCCGCCTCGCCGGCCCCGGCCGGGTCGCCGACGGCTTCCGCCGTCACGCCGAGGGCCTCAGGAAGCGGGCCGAGCAGGAGGCTTCGCGCCGGGCGGGATGA
- a CDS encoding sulfate/molybdate ABC transporter ATP-binding protein, with amino-acid sequence MSIEVRGVGKRYGDFVALDDINVSLPTGQLTALLGPSGGGKSTLLRIIAGLETADTGTVDIEGVDATKLPPQKRNVGFVFQHYAVFKHMTVAKNVAFGLEIRKRPKAEVKAKVAELLELVHLSQFAHRLPSQLSGGQRQRLALARALAVEPSVLLLDEPFGALDAKVRKELRDWLRRLHDEVHVTTVFVTHDQEEALEVADEIVVINEGRIEQIGSPDQLYDEPANDFVMGFLGAVTRLGPVVLRPHDIEVAVQPGVPGAAAGVVQRALRVGFEVRLTVDVEGQEEPVLVVLSRTHARALDLELGSRVWLSPTTGATTVPVLGVPREAVTSA; translated from the coding sequence ATGAGCATCGAAGTGAGGGGTGTCGGCAAGCGCTACGGCGACTTCGTCGCCCTCGACGACATCAACGTCTCCCTGCCGACCGGTCAGCTGACCGCCCTGCTCGGCCCCAGCGGTGGCGGCAAGTCCACCCTGCTGCGCATCATCGCCGGCCTCGAGACCGCCGACACCGGCACGGTCGACATCGAGGGCGTGGACGCCACGAAGCTGCCGCCGCAGAAGCGCAACGTCGGCTTCGTGTTCCAGCACTACGCCGTCTTCAAGCACATGACGGTGGCGAAGAACGTCGCGTTCGGCCTGGAGATCCGCAAGCGGCCCAAGGCCGAGGTGAAGGCGAAGGTCGCCGAGCTGCTCGAGCTCGTGCACCTCTCGCAGTTCGCCCACCGGCTGCCCTCGCAGCTGTCCGGCGGCCAGCGGCAGCGCCTCGCGCTCGCCCGCGCGCTCGCGGTGGAGCCCTCGGTGCTGCTGCTCGACGAGCCGTTCGGTGCGCTCGACGCGAAGGTCCGCAAGGAGCTGCGCGACTGGCTGCGCCGGCTGCACGACGAGGTGCACGTGACGACCGTGTTCGTGACCCACGACCAGGAGGAGGCCCTCGAGGTCGCCGACGAGATCGTGGTCATCAACGAGGGCCGGATCGAGCAGATCGGCAGCCCCGACCAGCTCTACGACGAGCCGGCCAATGACTTCGTGATGGGCTTCCTCGGTGCGGTGACCCGGCTCGGGCCGGTGGTGCTGCGGCCCCACGACATCGAGGTCGCGGTGCAGCCCGGCGTGCCCGGTGCGGCGGCGGGCGTCGTCCAGCGTGCGCTGCGGGTCGGCTTCGAGGTGCGTCTCACCGTCGACGTCGAGGGGCAGGAGGAGCCGGTCCTGGTGGTGCTCTCCCGCACCCACGCGCGGGCGCTCGACCTGGAGCTCGGCAGCAGGGTCTGGCTCAGTCCCACGACCGGCGCGACGACGGTCCCGGTGCTCGGGGTTCCGCGGGAGGCCGTGACCTCCGCCTAG
- a CDS encoding extracellular solute-binding protein, with protein sequence MKRVLKAAALAMTGALALTACASADGGSGDDKGSTVNIVGFAVPEAGNKAAAAEFNKTDAGKDVKFSGSYGPSGDQSRKVADTKGKDVDYVVFSLEPDMTRLVDAGLVADDWNAGPNKGIVSKSVAVIATQKGNPLGIKDWDDLTRDDVKIVTPDPASSGSAKWNILALYTYAKQNGATEEQADAFLKKVFKNVTTWAASGREATEAFKKGVGNVLLTYENEAILARQNGEDLDYIVPPHTFLIENPGAVLKKSDPAAKDWLDFVLSDAGQTAFVEKGFRPVGDLDISGIEVQGANDPANPFPTPTSLSTAADLGGWSAINAEWFGKDGEKLRFDKLYAEATKQ encoded by the coding sequence ATGAAGCGAGTTCTCAAGGCTGCGGCCCTGGCGATGACCGGCGCTCTGGCGCTGACCGCCTGCGCCAGCGCCGACGGTGGCAGTGGCGACGACAAGGGCTCGACGGTCAACATCGTCGGGTTCGCCGTCCCGGAGGCCGGCAACAAGGCCGCCGCGGCGGAGTTCAACAAGACCGACGCCGGCAAGGACGTGAAGTTCTCCGGCTCCTACGGCCCCTCGGGTGACCAGAGCCGCAAGGTCGCCGACACCAAGGGCAAGGACGTCGACTACGTCGTCTTCTCGCTCGAGCCCGACATGACCCGCCTGGTCGACGCCGGTCTCGTGGCCGACGACTGGAACGCCGGCCCCAACAAGGGCATCGTCTCCAAGTCCGTCGCCGTGATCGCCACCCAGAAGGGCAACCCGCTCGGCATCAAGGACTGGGACGACCTGACCCGCGACGACGTCAAGATCGTCACCCCCGACCCGGCCAGCTCCGGCTCGGCGAAGTGGAACATCCTCGCGCTCTACACCTACGCCAAGCAGAACGGCGCCACCGAGGAGCAGGCGGACGCCTTCTTGAAGAAGGTCTTCAAGAACGTCACCACCTGGGCGGCCAGCGGCCGCGAGGCGACCGAGGCCTTCAAGAAGGGCGTCGGCAACGTGCTGCTCACCTACGAGAACGAGGCCATCCTGGCCCGGCAGAACGGCGAGGACCTGGACTACATCGTCCCGCCGCACACCTTCCTGATCGAGAACCCGGGTGCCGTGCTGAAGAAGTCCGACCCGGCCGCGAAGGACTGGCTGGACTTCGTCCTCAGCGACGCAGGCCAGACCGCGTTCGTGGAGAAGGGCTTCCGCCCCGTCGGTGACCTCGACATCTCCGGCATCGAGGTCCAGGGCGCCAACGACCCGGCCAACCCCTTCCCGACCCCGACCTCGCTGAGCACCGCGGCCGACCTCGGTGGCTGGAGCGCCATCAACGCGGAGTGGTTCGGCAAGGACGGCGAGAAGCTCCGCTTCGACAAGCTGTACGCCGAAGCGACCAAGCAGTGA
- a CDS encoding sulfate ABC transporter permease subunit — MADTRQIRARRGLVAYLLRTLVIVYLAVLVIWPLYEVGKQTFAPSKAGAEGGFSAFLDRLSDPSVTYAFNLTGTVAFWAVLINTLFGVGISLLIVRYQFPGRRILSVLVDLPMSVSPVVVGLALVLAYSTGKGWFGEALASMGFYVIGTTPGLIMATAFVSLPLVIREIVPVLEEIGTDAEMAASSLGANGWQTFRRITLPSIKWAVVYGVVLSMARSLGEFGAVKIVSPGAEFRGETTTLLIQNRYNNYEEPTAYAAAFVLVLASVLALVVVSLIRKEDHA, encoded by the coding sequence GTGGCTGACACCCGACAGATCCGGGCCCGTCGCGGGCTCGTGGCGTACCTCCTGCGCACGCTGGTGATCGTCTACCTGGCCGTGCTGGTCATCTGGCCGCTCTACGAGGTCGGCAAGCAGACCTTCGCCCCGAGCAAGGCGGGCGCGGAGGGTGGCTTCTCCGCCTTCCTCGACCGGCTCAGCGACCCGTCGGTCACCTACGCCTTCAACCTGACCGGGACCGTCGCGTTCTGGGCGGTCCTGATCAACACCCTGTTCGGGGTGGGCATCTCGCTGCTCATCGTGCGCTACCAGTTCCCGGGCCGGCGGATCCTCTCGGTGCTCGTCGACCTGCCGATGTCCGTCTCGCCGGTCGTCGTCGGTCTGGCGCTGGTGCTGGCCTACAGCACCGGCAAGGGCTGGTTCGGCGAGGCGCTGGCCTCGATGGGCTTCTACGTCATCGGCACCACGCCCGGCCTGATCATGGCGACCGCCTTCGTCAGCCTGCCGCTGGTGATCCGCGAGATCGTGCCCGTGCTCGAGGAGATCGGCACCGACGCCGAGATGGCCGCCAGCAGCCTCGGCGCCAACGGCTGGCAGACCTTCCGGCGGATCACGCTGCCCAGCATCAAGTGGGCGGTCGTGTACGGCGTCGTGCTCAGCATGGCCCGCTCGCTCGGCGAGTTCGGTGCGGTGAAGATCGTCAGCCCCGGCGCCGAGTTCCGTGGCGAGACCACCACCCTCCTCATCCAGAACCGTTACAACAACTACGAGGAGCCTACGGCGTACGCCGCCGCGTTCGTGCTCGTGCTGGCCTCCGTGCTGGCCCTCGTCGTCGTCTCCCTGATCCGCAAGGAGGATCACGCATGA
- the rarD gene encoding EamA family transporter RarD produces MSDQRRGFTLGFLAYLMWGAFPLYWPLLKPSGALEILAHRMVWSLVVMGVLVVALRRADALRAVLRDRRTALLLVVAAATITANWGTYIYGVNTDRVVETSLGYFINPLVTVLLGVLVLGERLRPVQWTALAIGFAAVVVLTVDYGRPPVIALVLALSFGTYGLAKKSAGVGAIESLAFETAVIAPFALGYLVWLGSTGRAHFAGEGPGHVFLLVASGVVTAVPLLCFGGAATRVSMTTLGLLQYLTPSIQFALGVTLLGEQMPTGRWIGFALVWLALLVLTAEALRHHRRQLALAAESCAV; encoded by the coding sequence GTGTCGGACCAGCGCCGCGGATTCACCCTCGGGTTCCTCGCCTACCTGATGTGGGGTGCGTTTCCCCTGTACTGGCCGCTGCTCAAACCCAGCGGCGCGCTCGAGATCCTCGCCCACCGCATGGTCTGGTCCCTGGTCGTCATGGGCGTGCTCGTGGTCGCGCTGCGCCGGGCGGACGCGCTCCGGGCGGTGCTCCGCGACCGTCGTACGGCACTGCTGCTGGTCGTCGCGGCCGCCACCATCACCGCCAACTGGGGCACCTACATCTACGGCGTCAACACCGACCGCGTGGTCGAGACGTCGCTGGGCTACTTCATCAACCCCCTCGTCACCGTGCTGCTCGGCGTCCTCGTCCTCGGCGAGCGCCTGCGGCCCGTGCAGTGGACGGCGCTGGCCATCGGGTTCGCCGCGGTCGTCGTGCTCACCGTCGACTACGGCCGGCCCCCGGTCATCGCGCTCGTCCTGGCCCTCTCCTTCGGCACGTACGGGCTGGCCAAGAAGTCCGCCGGCGTCGGCGCGATCGAGAGCCTCGCCTTCGAGACCGCGGTCATCGCGCCGTTCGCCCTCGGCTACCTGGTCTGGCTCGGCAGCACCGGCCGCGCCCACTTCGCCGGCGAGGGCCCCGGCCACGTCTTCCTGCTGGTCGCCAGCGGCGTGGTCACCGCCGTCCCCCTGTTGTGCTTCGGCGGCGCGGCCACCCGGGTCTCGATGACCACCCTGGGCCTGCTGCAGTACCTCACGCCGTCCATCCAGTTCGCCCTCGGCGTCACCCTGCTCGGCGAGCAGATGCCCACCGGCCGCTGGATCGGGTTCGCGCTCGTCTGGCTGGCGCTCCTCGTCCTCACCGCCGAGGCGCTGCGCCACCACCGTCGCCAGCTCGCCCTCGCGGCGGAGTCCTGCGCGGTCTGA